One Deltaproteobacteria bacterium DNA window includes the following coding sequences:
- a CDS encoding DUF167 domain-containing protein yields MAFDLQISNSDLLAGKQQPLLNSDLSSPRASATNCSSYSRAVSPTFTSTRRMTLSFLFLTTSAVVASLLLGKTWGTLGREARMEILRQLKIDRHPMIQGLHTFSVRVTPDATMTSIRGCSDEGSLLLDIQAPRMGGNQTVVSFLREVLGLTEGELKITKGERSTLKTLRVAVADAEMIRIRMADFCLGA; encoded by the coding sequence ATGGCTTTTGATCTCCAAATTTCAAATTCAGACCTTCTGGCTGGAAAGCAACAACCATTGTTAAACTCGGATCTTTCTTCTCCTCGCGCTTCGGCAACAAATTGTTCTTCTTATTCTCGGGCTGTTTCCCCAACATTCACATCTACTCGAAGGATGACTCTAAGTTTTCTGTTTTTAACGACCAGTGCGGTAGTCGCTTCCCTTTTGTTGGGAAAAACTTGGGGGACTCTTGGAAGAGAAGCCCGAATGGAGATCCTAAGGCAGTTAAAAATTGACCGCCACCCGATGATACAGGGACTGCATACCTTTTCAGTTAGGGTGACTCCTGATGCCACAATGACATCTATCAGGGGGTGTTCTGACGAAGGATCTCTTCTTCTTGACATCCAGGCCCCACGAATGGGTGGAAATCAAACAGTTGTTTCTTTTCTTCGAGAAGTTTTAGGGCTCACTGAAGGCGAGCTAAAAATTACCAAGGGGGAGCGCTCGACACTAAAAACTCTTCGTGTGGCAGTAGCAGATGCCGAAATGATTCGTATAAGAATGGCCGACTTTTGTTTAGGAGCTTAA
- a CDS encoding agmatine deiminase family protein, with protein sequence MNWFVPKVSQTAYSYRMPAEWEFHEATWLAWPHNPDTWQGRQKFVFPIWVELIKVLHLHERVHILVNDEKMETEVRARLEKADIDFKKARLHKIPTNDCWMRDIGPTFLSPPALINWVFNSWGEKWPPWDQDALVSSRIAEKMRPLPFLRPGIVLEGGSIETNGQGVLLTTESCLLHPKRNPNLRKEEIEKVLKDYLGVTKVLWLQAGAPEGDDTDGHIDNLARFVSPNQIMAPHTDDPKDLNYSLYNDNLDALKSMTDLQGKPFEVIPLPVPKPIIFNNTPLPASYANFYIANGVVLLPIFGDPKDDEAIRLFKTLFPKRRIVPILSRDLVIGFGGIHCVTQQQPR encoded by the coding sequence ATGAACTGGTTCGTGCCCAAAGTGTCGCAGACGGCGTACTCTTACAGAATGCCCGCCGAATGGGAATTCCACGAGGCGACCTGGCTCGCCTGGCCTCATAATCCTGATACCTGGCAGGGACGTCAGAAATTTGTCTTCCCGATCTGGGTCGAACTGATCAAGGTGCTTCACCTCCATGAGAGAGTCCATATCCTTGTGAATGATGAAAAGATGGAGACAGAGGTACGAGCGAGACTCGAAAAAGCGGACATCGACTTTAAAAAGGCGAGGCTTCACAAGATTCCAACCAATGATTGCTGGATGCGGGATATCGGTCCGACATTTCTGTCCCCTCCCGCTTTAATTAACTGGGTTTTCAACTCCTGGGGCGAAAAATGGCCCCCGTGGGATCAGGATGCCCTTGTCTCCTCGCGGATCGCCGAAAAGATGAGACCCCTCCCCTTCCTTCGGCCTGGAATTGTCCTCGAGGGGGGATCGATCGAGACCAATGGTCAAGGAGTTCTCCTGACCACAGAATCCTGTCTTCTCCATCCGAAAAGGAACCCGAATTTAAGGAAAGAGGAGATCGAAAAAGTCCTCAAAGATTATTTAGGTGTCACAAAAGTCCTTTGGCTTCAAGCGGGGGCTCCTGAAGGCGACGATACGGATGGGCATATTGATAATCTGGCCCGTTTTGTCTCTCCGAATCAGATTATGGCACCCCATACGGATGACCCCAAAGATCTCAACTATTCTCTCTATAATGATAATCTCGACGCCCTAAAATCAATGACCGATCTGCAGGGGAAACCCTTTGAGGTTATCCCCCTCCCTGTTCCGAAACCGATCATTTTCAACAACACCCCGCTCCCCGCTTCGTATGCAAATTTTTATATTGCCAATGGTGTTGTGCTCTTGCCGATATTTGGTGATCCAAAAGATGACGAGGCGATTCGACTCTTCAAGACCCTGTTTCCGAAGAGGCGTATCGTTCCCATTTTGTCACGGGATCTGGTGATTGGATTTGGCGGGATTCATTGTGTGACGCAGCAACAGCCCCGCTAA
- a CDS encoding carbon-nitrogen hydrolase, with amino-acid sequence MPKRNKVSVGLIQMACTEDSEGNLKKIVDRIQTASSRGVHVICLQELFRTGYFCQEEKKEYLRLAESIPGPTLELLSPLAKRNQIVIVASIFEKDEERYFNTAVVIDADGRFLGKYRKVHIPDDLKNYYGESYYFQKGDLGYPIFKTSYGTVGLQVCYDQWFPEGARALAQAGAEIIFYPTAIGYNNTPNEIERDAWITVQRGHAISNGVFVAACNRVGQENHINFWGTSFVCDPMGKILGKASADKEETLIVECDLSRIEEVRKDWPFLREC; translated from the coding sequence CAGAAGGGAATCTTAAAAAGATCGTCGACCGGATCCAGACAGCGTCAAGTCGTGGGGTCCATGTCATCTGTCTCCAGGAGTTATTTCGAACAGGCTATTTCTGTCAAGAAGAGAAGAAGGAATATCTCCGATTGGCGGAGTCGATTCCGGGCCCGACACTGGAGCTCCTCTCCCCTCTCGCTAAAAGAAATCAGATAGTGATCGTCGCCTCGATTTTTGAAAAAGACGAAGAACGCTACTTCAATACCGCTGTGGTTATCGACGCTGATGGACGGTTTCTTGGAAAGTATCGCAAGGTCCATATTCCGGATGATCTCAAGAATTATTATGGAGAATCCTATTATTTTCAAAAAGGGGATCTTGGTTACCCGATCTTCAAGACCTCGTATGGAACCGTGGGACTTCAAGTCTGTTATGACCAGTGGTTCCCCGAGGGGGCACGCGCGTTAGCCCAAGCGGGGGCGGAGATTATCTTTTATCCGACGGCGATTGGCTATAATAATACCCCAAATGAAATTGAAAGGGATGCGTGGATTACGGTTCAACGAGGTCATGCGATTTCAAATGGCGTTTTTGTCGCCGCCTGTAATCGGGTCGGTCAGGAGAACCATATTAATTTTTGGGGAACCTCGTTTGTCTGTGATCCGATGGGAAAGATATTGGGGAAGGCATCGGCCGATAAAGAGGAAACTCTCATTGTCGAGTGTGATTTGTCGAGGATTGAAGAGGTGAGGAAGGATTGGCCCTTTTTGAGGGAGTGTTAA